The Ooceraea biroi isolate clonal line C1 chromosome 1, Obir_v5.4, whole genome shotgun sequence genome has a window encoding:
- the LOC105274908 gene encoding innexin inx7 isoform X2, producing the protein MARVAFVRYAGVSSTVFRLHYRATFLLLLVASILVSSRQFIGEHIRCITDTGIPTKVIETYCFFMSTYTVVKHLNATALENGEIPHPGVGPMSKDDPVIHHHYYQWVPFVLFFQALLFYLPHYMWRKAEGGRLKMLVSGLHLASLSLSEQELKVNDNMKIPSMKERDEKIQQIRIAFINRLHLNRPWAYFLGFCEVLNLMNVMMQIYLTNWFLGGAFLTLGQAVSEPLPKDKMNPLDVIFPKVTKCIFHKYGPSGTIQKHDALCVMALNIVNEKIYTVLWFWFVVLALITGLGLLWRLLTMVLHARSTTFNKIVFTIACPGKYNPWNVLKVTHEYYFGDWLFLYYIAKNLDNYVFKQLLQELAEDLEHRHHARYKIVPVDVEQELLKVNN; encoded by the exons ATGGCTCGAGTTGCCTTTGTACGATACGCGGGCGTATCGTCGACAG TTTTCAGACTGCACTACAGAGCTACGTTTCTGCTGCTTCTCGTTGCGTCGATCCTCGTGTCCTCCAGGCAGTTTATCGGGGAACATATAAG ATGTATCACCGACACCGGGATACCGACCAAAGTCATCGAGACCTATTGCTTCTTCATGTCCACGTACACCGTG GTGAAGCATCTGAACGCTACCGCGTTGGAGAACGGTGAAATACCGCATCCGGGGGTTGGCCCGATGAGCAAAGACGACCCCGTCATCCACCACCATTACTATCAATGGGTGCCGTTCGTCCTGTTCTTCCAAGCGCTTCTCTTCTACCTGCCGCACTACATGTGGCGAAAGGCGGAAG GCGGTCGGCTGAAAATGCTGGTATCAGGATTACACCTGGCGTCTCTGTCGCTCAGCGAGCAAGAGCTGAAGGTAAACGATAACATGAAAATACCGTCGATGAAGGAGCGCGACGAGAAGATACAGCAGATCCGCATCGCCTTCATAAACCGCCTGCACCTGAACCGTCCGTGGGCATACTTCCTCGGCTTTTGCGAGGTCCTGAATTTAATGAACGTGATGATGCAAATTTACCTGACCAACTGGTTCCTCGGCGGTGCCTTCCTGACCCTGGGCCAGGCGGTGTCCGAGCCGTTACCAAAGGACAAGATGAATCCGCTCGACGTTATCTTTCCGAAG gtGACCAAGTGCATCTTCCACAAGTACGGTCCTTCTGGCACCATACAGAAGCACGACGCGCTGTGCGTGATGGCGCTCAACATCGTTAACGAGAAGATCTATACGGTCCTCTGGTTCTGGTTCGTTGTGCTGGCGTTGATAACCGGTTTGGGATTGCTTTGGAGACTGCTGACCATGGTCCTTCACGCCAG gAGCACGACATTCAACAAGATAGTGTTCACCATAGCTTGCCCCGGAAAGTACAACCCGTGGAACGTGCTCAAGGTCACGCATGAGTATTACTTCGGTGACTGGTTGTTCCTCTACTACATCGCTAAGAACCTGGACAACTACGTGTTCAAGCAGCTCCTGCAGGAGCTGGCGGAGGACCTGGAACATCGGCACCACGCGCGTTACAAAATCGTGCCGGTAGACGTGGAGCAAGAGTTGCTGAAAGTGAACAATTGA
- the LOC105274908 gene encoding innexin inx7 isoform X1 — MTPPATVFAAFSVLKDHVKLKINQNSVSIDNIVFRLHYRATFLLLLVASILVSSRQFIGEHIRCITDTGIPTKVIETYCFFMSTYTVVKHLNATALENGEIPHPGVGPMSKDDPVIHHHYYQWVPFVLFFQALLFYLPHYMWRKAEGGRLKMLVSGLHLASLSLSEQELKVNDNMKIPSMKERDEKIQQIRIAFINRLHLNRPWAYFLGFCEVLNLMNVMMQIYLTNWFLGGAFLTLGQAVSEPLPKDKMNPLDVIFPKVTKCIFHKYGPSGTIQKHDALCVMALNIVNEKIYTVLWFWFVVLALITGLGLLWRLLTMVLHARSTTFNKIVFTIACPGKYNPWNVLKVTHEYYFGDWLFLYYIAKNLDNYVFKQLLQELAEDLEHRHHARYKIVPVDVEQELLKVNN, encoded by the exons ATGACACCCCCCGCCACCGTCTTCGCCGCCTTCTCGGTCCTCAAAGACCACGTGAAATTGAAAATCAACCAGAACTCGGTGTCCATCGACAATATCG TTTTCAGACTGCACTACAGAGCTACGTTTCTGCTGCTTCTCGTTGCGTCGATCCTCGTGTCCTCCAGGCAGTTTATCGGGGAACATATAAG ATGTATCACCGACACCGGGATACCGACCAAAGTCATCGAGACCTATTGCTTCTTCATGTCCACGTACACCGTG GTGAAGCATCTGAACGCTACCGCGTTGGAGAACGGTGAAATACCGCATCCGGGGGTTGGCCCGATGAGCAAAGACGACCCCGTCATCCACCACCATTACTATCAATGGGTGCCGTTCGTCCTGTTCTTCCAAGCGCTTCTCTTCTACCTGCCGCACTACATGTGGCGAAAGGCGGAAG GCGGTCGGCTGAAAATGCTGGTATCAGGATTACACCTGGCGTCTCTGTCGCTCAGCGAGCAAGAGCTGAAGGTAAACGATAACATGAAAATACCGTCGATGAAGGAGCGCGACGAGAAGATACAGCAGATCCGCATCGCCTTCATAAACCGCCTGCACCTGAACCGTCCGTGGGCATACTTCCTCGGCTTTTGCGAGGTCCTGAATTTAATGAACGTGATGATGCAAATTTACCTGACCAACTGGTTCCTCGGCGGTGCCTTCCTGACCCTGGGCCAGGCGGTGTCCGAGCCGTTACCAAAGGACAAGATGAATCCGCTCGACGTTATCTTTCCGAAG gtGACCAAGTGCATCTTCCACAAGTACGGTCCTTCTGGCACCATACAGAAGCACGACGCGCTGTGCGTGATGGCGCTCAACATCGTTAACGAGAAGATCTATACGGTCCTCTGGTTCTGGTTCGTTGTGCTGGCGTTGATAACCGGTTTGGGATTGCTTTGGAGACTGCTGACCATGGTCCTTCACGCCAG gAGCACGACATTCAACAAGATAGTGTTCACCATAGCTTGCCCCGGAAAGTACAACCCGTGGAACGTGCTCAAGGTCACGCATGAGTATTACTTCGGTGACTGGTTGTTCCTCTACTACATCGCTAAGAACCTGGACAACTACGTGTTCAAGCAGCTCCTGCAGGAGCTGGCGGAGGACCTGGAACATCGGCACCACGCGCGTTACAAAATCGTGCCGGTAGACGTGGAGCAAGAGTTGCTGAAAGTGAACAATTGA
- the LOC105274910 gene encoding innexin inx2 yields the protein MFDVFGSVKGLLKLDSVCIDNNVFRLHYKATVIGLIIFSLLVTSRQYIGDPIDCIVDEIPLHVMDTYCWIYSTFTIPDRTGVVGKDLVQPGVASHVEGEDEIKYHKYYQWVCFTLFFQAMLFYIPRYLWKTWEGGRIKMLVLDLNCPVVSEDCKSDRRKLLVDYFVSNLHSQNFYAYRFFLCEMFNFANVVGQIFFIDFFLDGEFTTYGSDVIKFTEMEPEERMDPMARVFPKVTKCTFHKYGASGTVQKFDGLCVLPLNIVNEKIYVFLWFWFILLSIMSGLSLLYRIAVILGPRIRLVLLRARSRLSPEDQVKTINEKCQIGDWFVLYQLGKNIDPLIYKQLIADLASKLQGKENV from the coding sequence ATGTTTGATGTGTTCGGATCCGTGAAGGGGTTGCTGAAGCTCGACTCGGTGTGCATCGACAACAACGTGTTCCGCTTGCACTACAAGGCCACCGTGATCGGCCTGATCATCTTCTCGTTGCTGGTGACCTCGCGGCAGTACATCGGCGATCCGATCGACTGTATCGTCGACGAGATACCGTTGCACGTGATGGACACCTACTGCTGGATCTACTCGACCTTCACGATCCCGGACCGAACCGGCGTCGTCGGCAAGGACCTGGTGCAGCCCGGGGTGGCCTCCCACGTCGAGGGCGAGGACGAGATCAAGTACCACAAGTACTATCAGTGGGTCTGTTTCACCCTGTTCTTCCAAGCGATGCTCTTCTACATCCCGCGCTACCTGTGGAAGACGTGGGAGGGCGGCCGCATCAAGATGCTGGTGCTCGACCTCAATTGCCCGGTGGTCAGCGAGGACTGCAAGAGCGACCGGCGTAAGCTCCTGGTCGACTACTTCGTGTCGAATCTGCACTCGCAGAACTTCTACGCGTACCGTTTCTTCCTGTGCGAGATGTTCAACTTCGCCAACGTCGTCGGCCAGATCTTCTTCATCGACTTCTTCCTGGACGGTGAGTTCACCACTTACGGCTCGGACGTGATCAAGTTCACGGAGATGGAGCCGGAGGAGCGCATGGACCCGATGGCCCGAGTCTTCCCAAAGGTCACCAAGTGCACCTTCCACAAATATGGTGCGTCCGGCACGGTGCAGAAGTTCGACGGTCTGTGCGTACTACCACTCAACATCGTCAACGAGAAGATCTACGTCTTCCTCTGGTTCTGGTTCATCCTCCTGTCGATCATGAGCGGTCTCAGTCTGCTGTACCGTATCGCGGTGATACTGGGCCCCAGGATCCGGCTGGTGCTGCTGCGCGCCCGCTCGCGCCTCTCGCCGGAGGACCAGGTCAAGACGATCAACGAGAAGTGCCAGATCGGCGATTGGTTCGTCCTCTACCAGCTCGGCAAGAACATCGACCCGCTCATCTACAAGCAGCTCATCGCCGACCTCGCGAGCAAGCTTCAGGGCAAGGAGAACGTGTGA
- the LOC105274911 gene encoding odorant receptor Or2 → MDILPLNFRVLWFCGAWNERSSSNTFIRFLCFCYKYAVFILIYQFTISEIIELIRMRDHIEELTEGLFLALTYVALCFKYGNFLARQNQVSMLLDCFRGETCQPKNSEEKMILSRYNRKAEWCARAFMIMCQASCVAHILAPIVGPQDTDRPLPFKTYLPYSISGLFPYVATYLQHVGAIFYGVLLNVAFDTLVYGFTLHVCGQIELLRHRLSEIFRNYPDTERTDSGKDAMIDECVKHHLHVHEIVRRIQSLFVWTVTVLFIFSMVTLCTSIFQMSKKELLSAKFFSLLLYLGCMLFQVFLYCWYGNELELKSKSIGDAIYSSNWTIATSRERRSLLFMMTISQRGLNLSYYGIFSLALDTFTWILKTSYSAFNVLQRASM, encoded by the exons ATGGATATACTGCCATTGAATTTTCGAGTTTTATGGTTCTGCGGCGCATGGAACGAGCGAAGCAGTAGCAATACTTTTATTCGCTTCTTATGTTTCTGTTACAA ataTGCCGTGTTCATCTTGATATATCAATTTACGATATCGGAAATTATTGAGCTAATAAGAATGCGCGATCATATCGAGGAACTTACTGAAGGACTCTTCCTAGCGCTAACTTACGTAGCCTTGTGCTTTAAATACGGAAACTTTTTAGCTCGACAAAATCAAGTGTCCATGTTGTTAGATTGTTTTCGCGGTGAAACGTGTCAACCGAAAAATTCCGAAGAAAAGATGATCCTGTCTAGATACAATCGTAAAG cCGAATGGTGCGCCAGAGCCTTCATGATTATGTGTCAAGCGAGCTGCGTAGCTCATATACTTGCTCCCATCGTAGGCCCTCAAGACACCGACCGACCTTTGCCATTCAAGACGTACTTGCCGTACTCGATATCCGGTCTTTTCCCCTATGTTGCGACATACCTTCAGCACGTAGGTGCTATATTTTACGGGGTTCTGCTCAACGTCGCGTTCGACACTCTCGTCTACGGCTTCACTCTTCACGTATGCGGGCAAATCGAGTTGCTGCGTCATCGTCTGTCAGAGATCTTCAGGAACTATCCCGACACGGAACGAACCGATTCCGGCAAAGATGCGATGATTGACGAGTGTGTGAAACACCACTTACACGTGCACGAGATCGTGCGCAGAATACAGTCGTTGTTTGTGTGGACCGTGACggttttattcattttcagcatggtCACCCTGTGCACCAGTATTTTCCAAATGTCCAAG AAGGAACTTCTCAGCGCTAAATTTTTCTCGTTGCTCTTGTACCTCGGATGTATGCTCTTTCAAGTATTCTTGTACTGCTGGTATGGAAATGAGCTAGAATTAAAG AGTAAGAGCATTGGCGACGCTATTTATTCGAGCAATTGGACGATCGCTACATCGCGAGAGCGAAGATCTTTGTTATTCATGATGACTATCAGTCAAAGGGGATTGAACTTGTCTTATTATGGTATTTTCTCCTTGGCTCTCGATACATTTACCTGG ATTCTGAAAACATCCTATTCAGCTTTTAATGTTCTCCAACGAGCATCGATGTGA